A portion of the Candidatus Methanoperedens sp. genome contains these proteins:
- a CDS encoding DUF488 domain-containing protein, which translates to MIKETYYNQFKGWGTEIPEEAHKIKVMRNNGSSLAPSWELLRDWQAERIRWEEYEERFRNEMLASVEARKIMKDLKMLSKDVDVYLICSCHNKENHCHRFILIDMINKL; encoded by the coding sequence ACTTATTATAACCAATTTAAAGGATGGGGAACCGAGATTCCCGAAGAGGCACATAAAATAAAGGTAATGCGAAACAATGGAAGTTCTCTCGCGCCGTCCTGGGAACTTCTAAGAGATTGGCAGGCAGAAAGAATAAGATGGGAAGAATATGAAGAGCGATTCAGAAATGAAATGTTAGCTTCAGTGGAAGCAAGGAAAATTATGAAAGATCTTAAAATGCTTTCAAAAGACGTTGATGTTTATCTTATATGCTCCTGCCATAACAAAGAAAACCACTGCCACAGGTTTATTTTAATAGACATGATAAACAAGCTTTAA